A region of the Desulfurellaceae bacterium genome:
ACGGCTGCACCTGGTCGGCAGCTCAGAGGCCGGTCGGGTGACCTCGCTTGTCCGCTACGATCCGAATGCGTCCTTTCCCGCCCACGAACATCCCCACGGCGAAGAAATCCTGGTCCTTGAGGGCACTTTTTCGGACGAACGCGGTGACTGGCCGGCCGGAACCTATCTGCTGAGCCCCGAGGGATTCCGACACGCGCCCTTTTCCAAGCCGGGCTGTACGCTGTTTGTGAAGCTCCGGCAGTACGCCGGGCCGGGCCGCCGGTGCGTCGTACTGCGGACCGCACATCTGGCCTGGCAACCGACCGGGCTGTCCGGCATTGAGCGCAAGCCCCTGTACGCCCAAGCCGGCTTTGCCGACACGGTCGAACTGCAACGCTGGGCCCCGGCCGCCTGTCCGGGGACGGTGTGCTATGAGAGCGGGGCGGAGCTGTTTGTGCTGAGCGGCGGGTTTGAAGATGAATACGGCGCGTATGAGCGCCATGCGTGGCTGCGGCTACCGGCCGGGGCCGTCCACACGCCCGTCTCGCCCGGCGGCTGTGAGCTGTATGTGAAGACCGGCGGGCTGGCCGCTACCGGACAGCACTCCGGGGAGACAGGCTCATGAATACCCGTGTCCGCGCCTGCCTGTGGTTTCTGATCGTCAGCGGCGGGGTGGTGGGCGTCTGGGCGCTCTTTTTTCCGCAGGCATTCTACGACAGCTTTCCGGGCCTGGGCCTCAGCTGGGTGTCGGTCGATGGGCCGTTCAACGAGCATCTGGTCCGGGATGTGGGCGGCGGCTATCTGTCCCTGGCGGCGGTCGCGCTGGTGGCCGTGGTCTACCGGACCCGTGAGCTGGCCCTGGCTGCGGCGCTCGGCTGGCTGGTCGCTCAGCTGCCCCACTTCAGCTACCACATGTATCACCTGGACATGTACCCGGCCCTGATCGACAAAATCGGGAATGTGGTCACGCTGGCCCTGNNNNNNNNNNNNNNNNNNNNNNNNNNNNNNNNNNNNNNNNAAACCGCAGGTGTGAAAGGGAGAATTGCAATGCCGGAATTGACCCGTCTATCCGCAAGCGCTTCGCCACAGGAGCTGACCGCAGCCATAGCCCGCGACGGCGCGGTCATCATGGAAAACGCGCTCAGTCGGGACCAGGCCGCAGCCACGCTCGACGAG
Encoded here:
- a CDS encoding cupin domain-containing protein; translation: MSAHVDHAGRELKSGGAHTRMTVSHAMNADLSQRAVMHAASMAWQASPSRTVWRKRLHLVGSSEAGRVTSLVRYDPNASFPAHEHPHGEEILVLEGTFSDERGDWPAGTYLLSPEGFRHAPFSKPGCTLFVKLRQYAGPGRRCVVLRTAHLAWQPTGLSGIERKPLYAQAGFADTVELQRWAPAACPGTVCYESGAELFVLSGGFEDEYGAYERHAWLRLPAGAVHTPVSPGGCELYVKTGGLAATGQHSGETGS